Proteins encoded together in one Clostridia bacterium window:
- a CDS encoding sugar ABC transporter permease, whose amino-acid sequence MANVCRSERTSYRKKAGNMLELVLLYLVLAVACVLVLYPLLWVASCSFKASTGLVGSSLIPDTVTLDNYKTVLTDPDVNFPRWIMNTVKVSVLTALAALAVTTPAAYAFSRMRFPGRRQGLIASMIMQMFPSFMAIVALYTLLGWAGLIDTYLGLIIVYVGGAIPFSVWLLKGYFDSLPKEIEESAMIDGATRFQAFVRILLPLAKPILYVVGLVNFLGPYSEYIMAQVIITSTAKWTSVLGMRSLTSSQFSTQWASFSAVSVLTAIPIVIVFLSAEQYIVSGMTQGAIK is encoded by the coding sequence ATGGCGAACGTTTGCAGATCCGAGCGCACAAGCTACCGTAAAAAAGCAGGCAACATGCTTGAGCTGGTGCTTCTCTACCTTGTGCTGGCAGTCGCCTGCGTCTTGGTTCTCTATCCACTTCTCTGGGTGGCATCGTGCTCATTCAAGGCTTCCACTGGCCTCGTGGGCTCTTCTCTCATTCCTGATACAGTAACACTCGACAACTACAAGACGGTACTCACCGATCCCGACGTGAATTTCCCGCGCTGGATCATGAATACGGTCAAGGTTTCCGTACTCACAGCCCTTGCAGCGCTCGCTGTAACAACACCAGCGGCCTATGCTTTCTCAAGAATGAGATTTCCAGGGCGTAGGCAAGGGCTGATAGCATCGATGATTATGCAGATGTTCCCCAGTTTCATGGCGATTGTGGCGCTCTACACTCTCCTTGGATGGGCAGGCCTAATCGATACCTACCTGGGGCTGATAATCGTGTATGTGGGAGGTGCGATCCCCTTCTCGGTGTGGCTTCTCAAGGGGTACTTCGATTCATTGCCCAAGGAGATTGAGGAGTCGGCCATGATCGACGGCGCCACTAGGTTTCAGGCGTTCGTAAGAATACTCCTTCCTTTGGCAAAGCCGATACTGTACGTAGTCGGTTTGGTGAATTTCCTCGGGCCCTATTCGGAGTACATCATGGCGCAGGTGATCATAACCTCCACCGCCAAGTGGACCTCAGTACTCGGCATGAGGAGCCTCACCTCGTCTCAGTTCTCGACGCAGTGGGCCTCTTTCTCCGCAGTGTCGGTGCTTACCGCAATTCCAATTGTCATCGTGTTCCTGTCAGCTGAGCAGTACATTGTGTCAGGCATGACCCAGGGCGCCATTAAGTGA
- a CDS encoding uroporphyrinogen decarboxylase family protein yields the protein MFCDISNYRPELESCMSRVRAFFSGIPSTSGASDSPSIPSALIYTFPSVLTLKGPSLNQYDFEEGISSYLDDYLSYQAELMDIRRGIDDDWIPSVVPYMGIGEFSAFVAGDIEFGDDTSWAKPVITEKSDLARLSLDPANRWFVRLNAATRYTLEKIAPYRIPLGRGYYSPLDLAWALRGEAIYMDFYEDPEFVHRLMKLATDATIWFASAQIREIFAPQFAHELSAWHCAPNRIAVSEDISSLCSPAHYREFGAPYTQRAFDAFGIGEVHCHSAGPHVMPEFLKLKHLRQIQIVADPNQTRPVQILSNLIEKHPDLFGRSPDKPVIAVDASAAEISDYYGLSKHVRLVFSVVTDTADEATEAVSVFRAQERKYSR from the coding sequence ATGTTTTGTGACATTTCGAACTACAGACCCGAGCTGGAATCTTGCATGTCGAGAGTCCGTGCCTTCTTCAGTGGGATTCCCTCAACCTCCGGGGCGTCGGATTCACCCAGCATTCCCAGCGCACTCATCTACACATTCCCGTCTGTTCTCACTCTCAAGGGCCCTTCTCTCAATCAGTACGATTTTGAGGAAGGGATTTCTTCATATCTCGACGACTACCTTTCGTATCAGGCGGAGCTAATGGATATCCGCCGCGGAATCGACGACGACTGGATTCCATCGGTTGTTCCCTACATGGGAATCGGGGAGTTCAGCGCATTCGTAGCCGGGGATATCGAGTTTGGCGACGACACTAGCTGGGCTAAACCTGTGATCACGGAGAAATCCGACCTTGCCCGCCTCAGCCTGGACCCCGCTAACCGCTGGTTCGTTCGCCTCAACGCCGCTACCCGCTACACCCTGGAGAAGATCGCTCCATACAGGATACCTCTGGGGCGCGGCTACTACTCACCCCTCGACCTGGCCTGGGCGCTTCGGGGCGAGGCCATCTACATGGATTTCTACGAAGACCCGGAATTCGTCCACCGCCTCATGAAACTTGCTACGGATGCGACCATCTGGTTCGCGTCGGCTCAGATAAGGGAGATATTCGCTCCCCAGTTCGCACATGAGCTTTCAGCATGGCACTGCGCTCCAAACAGGATAGCTGTGTCGGAAGACATATCTAGCCTCTGTTCCCCCGCCCACTATCGGGAGTTCGGCGCTCCATACACTCAGCGTGCATTTGATGCTTTCGGAATCGGCGAGGTCCACTGCCACTCTGCCGGCCCCCACGTGATGCCTGAATTCCTGAAGCTTAAGCATTTGCGGCAGATACAGATCGTTGCGGACCCGAACCAGACTCGTCCAGTGCAGATTCTCAGCAACCTCATAGAAAAGCATCCAGACCTCTTTGGCAGATCGCCCGACAAGCCTGTGATCGCGGTCGATGCCTCTGCAGCCGAGATATCCGACTACTACGGCCTATCGAAACATGTGCGACTGGTATTCTCCGTGGTGACCGACACGGCGGACGAGGCCACGGAGGCAGTGAGCGTATTCAGGGCCCAGGAGCGCAAGTATTCGAGGTAA
- a CDS encoding amidohydrolase family protein: protein MKVCDSHVHVGEFYDRVNRSVQHYTPRELVSQMAAAGVDLAIVSHIGAIAEPIEANREMTRIAAEYPQLAPLVWVSPDVMSPDDVLDLLDLGFKGLKFHPTAGQYRADSPALNPYLDLCLNTRTAALFHSASDEYSAPAFFDAVALAHPCVPIVLAHMNLMGPAGEAIEAAEAHPNLYLDTSWAAPEDILEAISRLGAGRVLWGTDAPLGGASHYAQDRGRPIIEQRLTQAEREAVLWGNAERLFRL from the coding sequence GTGAAGGTGTGTGACAGTCATGTCCATGTGGGGGAGTTCTACGACCGAGTGAACCGTTCGGTCCAGCACTATACGCCTCGTGAACTGGTTTCCCAGATGGCGGCAGCTGGGGTTGACTTGGCTATCGTGTCGCACATCGGCGCCATCGCCGAGCCCATCGAGGCGAACCGCGAAATGACGCGGATTGCAGCCGAATATCCACAACTTGCGCCGCTTGTTTGGGTGAGCCCCGATGTTATGTCGCCAGATGATGTATTGGACCTGCTTGATCTGGGCTTCAAGGGGCTGAAGTTCCATCCCACGGCTGGCCAATACCGGGCAGACTCTCCTGCGCTGAATCCCTACCTGGATTTGTGCCTAAACACGCGCACTGCGGCTCTGTTCCATAGTGCTTCCGATGAGTACAGCGCTCCGGCGTTCTTCGATGCTGTAGCCTTGGCACACCCGTGCGTTCCGATCGTGCTTGCACATATGAACCTAATGGGACCTGCAGGAGAGGCGATTGAGGCGGCCGAGGCCCATCCGAATCTGTACCTCGATACAAGCTGGGCTGCGCCTGAGGACATCCTAGAGGCCATATCGCGGCTGGGCGCTGGCCGTGTGCTCTGGGGCACTGATGCTCCGCTGGGAGGGGCATCCCACTATGCGCAGGATCGGGGTCGCCCAATCATCGAACAGCGCCTCACGCAGGCAGAACGAGAGGCGGTTCTGTGGGGGAATGCCGAGAGGCTGTTCAGGCTGTAG
- a CDS encoding YgeY family selenium metabolism-linked hydrolase: MSFPFEKALDQAEGYRKQISGFLRDMVAIPGESCQEKAVIQRIGEEMEAVGFDKIEIDPMGNILGRIGTGKTLIAMDAHVDTVGIGDPSLWEVDPYKGYEDENIIMGRGASDQRGGMASMVYAGKIIKDLGLEGDYTFLVTGTVQEEDCDGLCWQYLIHDGGIRPDFAVITEPTSLNIYRGQRGRMEIKVTTKGISCHGSAPERGDNAIYKIAPILQELRALNENLHVDSFLGKGSLTVSEVFFSSPSRCAVADGCWISVDRRLTDGETWEMALEQIRNLPAVKEGKAEVSMYGYDQPSYTGLVYPTECFFPTWVLPGDHMVCETLVDAYRGLFQKDPLVDKWTFSTNAVSIMGRYDIPCIGFGPGHEDQAHAPNERTWKDELVKATAMYAMIPLLYTSKTA; encoded by the coding sequence ATTAGCTTCCCTTTCGAGAAAGCATTGGATCAAGCAGAAGGATACCGAAAGCAGATCTCCGGATTCCTGCGCGACATGGTCGCGATACCAGGTGAAAGCTGTCAGGAGAAGGCAGTGATCCAGCGGATCGGAGAGGAAATGGAGGCCGTAGGTTTCGACAAGATCGAGATCGATCCTATGGGCAACATCCTCGGACGCATTGGAACTGGCAAGACCCTGATAGCGATGGACGCACACGTTGACACCGTTGGCATTGGAGACCCAAGCCTCTGGGAAGTCGATCCGTACAAGGGATACGAGGACGAGAACATCATCATGGGCAGAGGCGCCAGCGATCAGAGGGGCGGCATGGCCTCGATGGTGTATGCCGGCAAGATAATCAAGGATCTGGGCCTTGAGGGCGACTATACTTTCCTGGTGACCGGAACCGTTCAGGAAGAGGACTGCGATGGCCTCTGTTGGCAATACCTCATCCACGATGGCGGAATTCGGCCCGACTTCGCCGTGATTACCGAGCCGACATCACTGAACATCTACCGTGGGCAGCGTGGACGTATGGAGATAAAGGTGACGACTAAGGGCATAAGCTGCCACGGATCCGCTCCTGAGCGGGGCGACAACGCGATCTACAAGATCGCCCCCATCCTTCAGGAACTGCGTGCCCTAAACGAGAACCTTCATGTAGATTCGTTCCTGGGCAAAGGGAGCCTGACCGTATCCGAGGTCTTCTTCAGCTCGCCTTCCAGGTGCGCAGTTGCTGACGGGTGCTGGATCTCCGTCGACCGCCGGTTAACAGACGGGGAGACGTGGGAAATGGCTCTCGAGCAGATAAGGAATCTTCCGGCAGTTAAGGAAGGAAAGGCCGAGGTGTCGATGTACGGGTACGACCAGCCGTCATATACAGGTCTGGTGTATCCCACAGAGTGCTTCTTCCCGACCTGGGTCCTTCCCGGCGACCACATGGTCTGTGAGACGCTAGTCGATGCCTACCGTGGTCTATTCCAGAAGGATCCCCTCGTGGACAAATGGACATTTTCCACCAATGCAGTGTCCATCATGGGGCGATACGATATCCCTTGTATAGGATTCGGCCCCGGGCACGAGGATCAGGCCCATGCTCCCAACGAGAGGACCTGGAAGGACGAACTGGTGAAAGCGACTGCCATGTACGCGATGATTCCCTTGCTCTATACCTCGAAAACCGCCTGA
- a CDS encoding pyridoxal-phosphate dependent enzyme — protein sequence MSRRMVWGPTFEEMLHPDKIDPQIRKQALAARESDPLNEINLYNITWKRPDGKPCYVVIPKKLTGVDANIIALYGRDFPTGSHKVGATYTVTVEKQLNGEITPGEHTVVFPSTGNYGIGGAWVGPRMGYDSLVILPELMSAERFQKIEGYGARYIKTTGCESSVKEIYDKCWELKRQPEIRVLNQFEVMGNYRFHYYVTGNTAVELVADLAKRGIGNGRCAAFVSAMGSGGTIAAGDRLKEVFPEHRIVGLEPIQCPTLFNNGYGDHDIQGIGDKHATWIHNVMNMDCLMCIDDMESKWGLQLLTDPVGMEYLAQNAGIPEETVREMSTLFGISGVCNVLGAIKTAKHYRMTSSENVVTVLTDTIDRYHSVMSALDDKFGKMDAGKAEARLSGIFRSAKLDYIQEGTVNNRDRWFNLKYYTWVEQQGKTVAELNAQRSQAWWAEERSKVLDINDRLCQARKRS from the coding sequence ATGTCTCGGAGGATGGTATGGGGACCGACATTCGAGGAGATGCTGCATCCCGACAAGATCGACCCTCAGATCCGGAAGCAGGCTCTCGCAGCAAGGGAGAGCGATCCGCTCAACGAGATCAACCTGTACAATATCACCTGGAAGCGGCCGGATGGGAAGCCGTGTTACGTTGTCATTCCCAAAAAACTGACCGGAGTAGATGCCAACATCATAGCTCTGTACGGTCGGGACTTCCCCACGGGTTCACACAAGGTGGGGGCAACGTACACGGTTACGGTCGAAAAACAGCTCAATGGGGAGATCACTCCAGGTGAGCACACAGTGGTGTTCCCGTCCACAGGCAATTACGGAATAGGCGGCGCCTGGGTGGGGCCCCGCATGGGCTACGACTCCTTGGTGATTCTTCCTGAACTGATGAGCGCGGAGCGTTTCCAGAAGATCGAAGGATACGGGGCAAGGTACATCAAGACAACGGGCTGTGAATCCAGCGTGAAAGAGATATACGATAAGTGCTGGGAGCTTAAGCGCCAACCCGAGATACGGGTGCTCAACCAGTTCGAAGTGATGGGCAACTACAGATTCCACTACTACGTCACGGGCAATACCGCAGTTGAACTTGTTGCCGATCTCGCAAAGCGCGGAATAGGCAACGGCAGGTGCGCGGCGTTCGTCTCGGCGATGGGCTCTGGAGGCACCATAGCCGCAGGCGATAGGCTGAAAGAGGTCTTCCCCGAACATCGCATAGTCGGCCTTGAGCCGATTCAGTGCCCGACCCTTTTCAACAACGGATACGGCGACCACGACATCCAAGGCATTGGCGACAAGCACGCCACATGGATTCACAACGTTATGAACATGGATTGCCTCATGTGCATCGATGATATGGAGAGCAAGTGGGGCCTGCAACTGCTGACAGATCCTGTGGGCATGGAGTATCTGGCGCAGAATGCAGGAATCCCAGAAGAGACTGTACGCGAGATGTCCACCTTGTTTGGCATCTCAGGTGTATGCAACGTTCTGGGCGCGATCAAGACAGCTAAGCACTACAGGATGACCAGCAGCGAAAACGTGGTCACTGTGCTTACCGACACCATAGATCGTTACCATTCGGTGATGAGCGCATTGGATGACAAATTCGGCAAGATGGATGCAGGCAAGGCAGAAGCCCGCTTGTCAGGCATCTTCCGGAGCGCCAAGCTTGACTACATTCAAGAGGGAACTGTTAACAATCGCGATAGATGGTTCAACCTCAAGTACTACACCTGGGTTGAGCAACAGGGCAAGACAGTTGCTGAGCTGAACGCGCAGAGAAGCCAGGCCTGGTGGGCTGAAGAGCGGAGTAAAGTCCTTGATATCAACGACCGCCTTTGCCAAGCGCGAAAGCGGTCATGA
- a CDS encoding sugar ABC transporter permease — translation MKARNPNPKVAGVLSALIAGAGQVYNGQRRKALAFMCIEAIFLVLAITTLRDPLYGLVTLNPVGRFVDSRHILLVGILSALAVGAYAWFHAANVADAVKTAQFVRLCGRLPEEVSAGSDWHAFLRSAAPYFYIAPAMALTAFVILIPLLFNVALAFTNYNLYHCPPAGRFDWVGFSNFRKLLQSGSSWRGQLDTVLAWNLAYAALGTVFAFLVGLVLALTLQNRQIRLRRMFRTILMLPWAIPSAVTIMVFFGLFNTSFGPINGLLKSIGLSPISWFQDNFWARVSVLLTHVWIAFPFNMSVISAALQSVPNEVYEAARVDGASRWDSFSRITFPLVMSVIAPVAVLMFAGNFNNFGIIYLLTSGGPPVPGSRGAGATDILMTWVYNVGFRQLQWAYASSLALLVFAFVVIMSMTNFKLSGVLKQLKQEEQ, via the coding sequence GTGAAGGCACGGAACCCCAATCCAAAAGTCGCCGGAGTCCTCTCAGCCCTGATCGCCGGTGCAGGGCAGGTCTACAATGGGCAGCGGCGGAAGGCTCTGGCATTCATGTGTATCGAGGCAATCTTCCTGGTGCTCGCCATCACGACGCTCAGGGATCCTCTCTACGGCCTGGTGACTCTGAACCCCGTCGGCAGGTTCGTTGATTCACGCCACATCCTTCTAGTTGGCATCCTTTCGGCGCTGGCAGTAGGAGCATACGCGTGGTTCCACGCAGCAAACGTCGCCGATGCCGTCAAGACCGCGCAGTTTGTGCGCCTATGTGGACGCCTGCCAGAAGAGGTCAGCGCCGGAAGCGACTGGCACGCTTTCCTGAGATCCGCCGCACCCTACTTCTACATCGCGCCAGCTATGGCTCTTACAGCCTTCGTAATACTCATCCCACTGCTATTCAACGTTGCGCTGGCCTTCACCAACTACAACTTGTACCATTGCCCACCCGCCGGCAGATTCGACTGGGTAGGCTTCTCCAACTTCAGGAAGTTGCTCCAGTCGGGCTCCTCATGGAGGGGCCAACTCGATACGGTGCTCGCATGGAACCTCGCGTACGCCGCATTGGGCACGGTCTTTGCATTTCTTGTTGGGCTGGTTCTGGCCCTCACTCTGCAGAATAGGCAGATTCGGCTTCGCCGCATGTTCCGAACCATCCTTATGCTGCCATGGGCGATCCCCTCAGCAGTGACGATCATGGTGTTTTTCGGCCTCTTCAACACAAGCTTCGGCCCCATCAATGGACTACTGAAGTCAATCGGGCTTTCCCCGATATCCTGGTTCCAGGACAACTTCTGGGCAAGAGTGAGCGTACTCCTCACGCACGTGTGGATCGCTTTCCCATTCAACATGTCGGTGATTTCGGCAGCGCTTCAGAGTGTGCCGAATGAGGTGTATGAGGCCGCAAGGGTCGACGGCGCATCTAGGTGGGACTCATTCTCCCGCATCACCTTCCCACTCGTGATGTCAGTCATCGCACCTGTGGCGGTCCTGATGTTCGCAGGCAACTTTAACAACTTCGGAATCATCTACCTGCTCACAAGCGGCGGCCCACCGGTGCCCGGAAGTAGGGGAGCAGGCGCGACTGACATCCTCATGACATGGGTGTACAACGTTGGTTTCCGGCAACTGCAGTGGGCGTACGCATCCTCTCTCGCGCTGCTCGTCTTCGCATTCGTTGTGATCATGAGCATGACCAACTTCAAGCTGTCGGGAGTCCTCAAACAGCTCAAACAGGAGGAGCAGTGA
- a CDS encoding maltose ABC transporter substrate-binding protein yields MKSWTRVLCVLAVGLLLLSLSAVYAVAADPIVVWCEPQKVATIRAIADEWTKTSGRSVSIESVGVLETADRIALAGPMGKGPDVFCSLSGKLGILTVTGMLSPIDRTSIDASKFMKVGLDGATVDGKLYGVPYDISTIGLIYNKKIWPTPPATMDEMISRSKELLKKGMFGVLWPMENFYYAYPFMNAYGGYVFTPTANGWDAKNIGLANAGSVKALKLLKVFRDEGLIPVGTDYVAAPAKFTEGKAAAIVDGPWIITNVKQAGIDYGVAPLPKLDNGKYPSPFVSLKWWHVSSYSKNKADAVKLIAYLTSRDAMLRSFRNAEGIPPRLDVLDTPEAKNSPEVVGFGAQADYGCILPDIPEMNAVWVPMNNAIDIVLRNQNSPDRALADAVTLIKEANAELK; encoded by the coding sequence GTGAAATCATGGACTCGAGTTCTGTGCGTTCTCGCAGTCGGGCTGCTGCTTCTTTCGCTGAGCGCTGTGTATGCAGTAGCAGCGGATCCGATCGTGGTTTGGTGTGAACCTCAGAAGGTAGCCACCATAAGAGCGATAGCAGACGAGTGGACGAAGACCAGTGGAAGGTCTGTGAGCATTGAGTCAGTAGGCGTTCTGGAAACCGCCGACAGAATCGCCCTCGCCGGCCCCATGGGTAAAGGGCCGGACGTGTTCTGCTCACTCTCAGGCAAGCTCGGAATACTCACCGTTACCGGCATGTTGTCGCCCATAGACCGCACTTCGATCGATGCCTCCAAGTTCATGAAGGTGGGCCTAGATGGAGCGACTGTTGACGGCAAGCTCTACGGAGTTCCTTACGACATCTCGACAATCGGGCTGATCTACAACAAGAAGATCTGGCCGACGCCGCCAGCCACAATGGATGAGATGATCTCCAGGTCGAAGGAGCTCTTGAAGAAGGGCATGTTCGGCGTGTTGTGGCCGATGGAGAACTTCTACTACGCTTATCCATTCATGAATGCCTATGGCGGATACGTGTTCACTCCGACTGCCAACGGCTGGGACGCGAAGAACATCGGACTCGCGAATGCCGGATCAGTGAAGGCATTGAAGTTGCTCAAGGTATTCCGCGATGAGGGTCTGATCCCGGTTGGAACCGACTACGTGGCTGCTCCTGCCAAGTTCACTGAGGGCAAGGCAGCCGCCATCGTCGATGGTCCGTGGATCATCACTAATGTGAAGCAGGCCGGAATCGACTACGGAGTCGCGCCCCTGCCGAAACTGGACAATGGAAAGTATCCCTCGCCGTTCGTGAGCCTCAAGTGGTGGCATGTGAGCTCATACAGCAAGAACAAGGCCGACGCGGTCAAGCTCATAGCCTACTTGACTTCCAGGGATGCGATGCTGAGGTCTTTCCGGAACGCCGAGGGCATTCCCCCGCGGCTTGATGTCCTCGATACTCCGGAGGCCAAGAATAGCCCTGAGGTCGTCGGATTCGGCGCGCAAGCCGACTATGGATGCATCCTGCCCGATATCCCGGAGATGAACGCAGTGTGGGTGCCGATGAACAATGCCATCGACATTGTTCTTCGCAACCAGAATAGCCCTGACCGCGCGCTCGCAGATGCAGTGACGCTGATCAAAGAGGCAAACGCCGAGCTGAAGTGA
- a CDS encoding ornithine carbamoyltransferase — translation MQTIFRGKHFITLEEWSLEEIDTLLDVSYELKRDFAMDRPTDYLPRKTVFLMFFEQSTRTRNSMEAGITQLGGHAHFLDASNMQIAHGEVAKDTAVILSRMGHAIACRNCFWKQGNTYLRDMAKASTVPIISMQDDLYHPLQAIADLMAIQEKKGRNTRNLKVSVIWAYATTHKKPISVPVSQVLLFPRYGIDVTLAYPEGYDLPDWVIEKARKNAGAHGGSFRITHDQEEAYRDADVVFPKNWGSWVTNESTAVVDSLLEANKGWKCTSARMALTAKDSLYMHALPADRLNEVEDAVIDGPHSAIYDEAENRLHTAKAVMALTMGGR, via the coding sequence ATGCAGACGATTTTCAGGGGAAAACACTTCATCACCTTGGAGGAATGGTCGCTTGAGGAGATCGATACGCTTCTGGATGTGTCGTATGAGCTGAAGCGCGATTTTGCCATGGACAGGCCCACAGATTACCTGCCGCGCAAGACCGTGTTCCTCATGTTCTTTGAGCAGTCTACGCGCACTCGAAACTCAATGGAAGCCGGCATTACGCAGTTGGGCGGACATGCCCACTTCCTCGATGCCAGCAACATGCAGATCGCGCACGGCGAAGTCGCCAAGGATACGGCAGTCATCCTCTCGAGAATGGGCCACGCCATAGCCTGCAGGAACTGCTTCTGGAAGCAGGGGAATACGTATCTTCGCGACATGGCGAAGGCTTCGACAGTCCCCATCATCAGCATGCAGGACGATCTGTATCACCCACTTCAGGCCATTGCAGACCTGATGGCGATCCAGGAGAAGAAGGGCAGGAACACCAGGAACCTTAAAGTCTCCGTGATATGGGCGTACGCCACAACCCACAAGAAGCCCATCTCCGTTCCTGTGAGCCAGGTCCTTCTCTTCCCGAGATACGGAATCGATGTCACGCTTGCCTATCCAGAGGGATACGATCTGCCCGACTGGGTAATCGAGAAGGCCAGGAAGAACGCTGGCGCCCACGGCGGATCCTTCAGGATAACTCATGACCAGGAAGAAGCCTATCGAGATGCCGACGTCGTATTCCCCAAGAACTGGGGCAGCTGGGTGACCAACGAGAGCACGGCAGTGGTTGACTCGCTTCTCGAAGCGAACAAGGGCTGGAAGTGCACCAGCGCCCGGATGGCGCTGACGGCGAAGGATTCACTATACATGCACGCCCTGCCTGCCGACCGCCTCAACGAAGTAGAGGACGCCGTGATCGACGGGCCTCACTCAGCCATCTACGATGAGGCAGAGAACAGGCTTCACACAGCAAAGGCCGTCATGGCGCTTACCATGGGGGGAAGATAG
- a CDS encoding sigma 54-interacting transcriptional regulator has translation MSANRRTGDAQEQAPELAGLAEDAQKACDAIAAVVGLEVEIVDKNLLRIAGTGKYRLRVGHSLEHEGAVYRQVLRTGQGTIVTRPGLEPICGLCSKYGSCDEKAELSAPIAVEGDIVGVIGLVCFDQSQRARLLDRLECHKNFIEHMAGLLASKIREHALLEQERRAAQEVAALLDRMADPVLAVDQNGRLVHYNVPAGRLLNIPDGDGFSAAQREKRMVCSTEELGFLESTLRTKEGFEEKEMFLSFGGVEKPYLVSATPLASGGLIYGAMAVIRPLGELHRWAYNLTNAVKVFTLNDIIGESPAIQLIKEKALKVAGGKSNILITGESGAGKELLARGIHNASGRADRPFVAVNCAAIPDTLLESELFGYEEGAFTGARKGGKPGKFELADGGTIFLDEIGEMPIHLQAKLLRVLEGWEVERVGGTRSRPIDVRLMAASNQDLEGKIACREFREDLYFRLNVIPLQVPPLRDREGDTPLLARYFIRKHAALLNKKIEGMEPSVARLFESYWWPGNVRELENTIEHAANIESTSIIHERSLPETIRTRASSVSRKLRGHAGIDDMEARLIEKTLGRYGYSYRGKQQAARELGIGIATLYRKMARYGIPGVHAAKR, from the coding sequence ATGTCCGCCAATAGGCGTACTGGGGACGCCCAAGAGCAAGCGCCTGAACTCGCTGGCCTTGCAGAAGATGCGCAGAAGGCATGCGATGCCATAGCGGCCGTAGTAGGTCTGGAAGTGGAAATTGTCGACAAGAACCTGCTTCGGATAGCTGGAACTGGCAAGTACCGTCTCCGCGTAGGGCATTCACTCGAACACGAAGGCGCAGTGTATCGGCAAGTCCTCAGAACTGGTCAGGGCACAATTGTAACCAGGCCCGGTCTGGAACCCATTTGTGGCCTGTGTTCCAAGTACGGTAGTTGCGACGAGAAGGCGGAGCTTTCTGCACCGATAGCCGTTGAAGGCGATATTGTAGGCGTCATCGGGCTGGTCTGCTTCGACCAATCCCAGCGCGCCAGGCTGCTGGACAGGCTTGAGTGTCACAAGAACTTCATCGAACATATGGCCGGTCTGCTTGCAAGCAAGATTCGAGAGCACGCTCTGTTGGAACAGGAGCGGCGCGCTGCTCAAGAGGTCGCTGCGCTGCTCGATCGGATGGCCGACCCGGTGCTGGCTGTAGATCAGAATGGAAGGCTGGTCCATTACAACGTCCCGGCAGGCCGGCTTCTGAATATCCCTGATGGCGATGGCTTCAGTGCTGCCCAGCGGGAGAAACGCATGGTCTGCAGCACTGAGGAACTGGGGTTCTTGGAAAGCACTCTCAGAACCAAGGAAGGGTTCGAGGAGAAGGAGATGTTTCTCAGTTTCGGGGGAGTCGAGAAACCCTATCTCGTATCCGCTACGCCGTTGGCATCGGGAGGGCTTATCTACGGTGCTATGGCGGTGATCCGTCCGCTGGGAGAACTCCACCGCTGGGCCTACAACTTGACGAATGCCGTGAAGGTATTCACGCTCAACGACATCATCGGGGAGAGCCCTGCGATCCAGCTCATCAAGGAGAAGGCGCTCAAGGTGGCGGGAGGCAAGTCCAACATCCTGATAACAGGAGAAAGCGGCGCCGGGAAGGAGCTGCTCGCAAGGGGAATACACAATGCGAGCGGCCGTGCTGACCGGCCGTTTGTCGCGGTGAACTGCGCCGCGATTCCAGATACTCTCCTCGAGAGCGAGCTTTTCGGGTACGAAGAAGGAGCATTCACAGGCGCGAGAAAAGGCGGCAAACCTGGAAAGTTCGAACTCGCCGACGGGGGGACGATCTTTCTCGATGAAATAGGCGAGATGCCCATCCATCTCCAGGCGAAGCTGCTCAGAGTGCTCGAAGGCTGGGAAGTGGAGCGTGTTGGAGGCACTCGGTCAAGGCCCATCGATGTGCGACTCATGGCCGCCAGCAATCAGGACCTCGAAGGGAAGATCGCTTGCAGAGAGTTTCGCGAGGACCTGTATTTCCGTTTGAACGTAATACCTTTGCAGGTCCCGCCGCTGCGCGACAGAGAAGGAGACACTCCGCTCTTGGCACGCTACTTCATCCGAAAGCATGCCGCCTTGCTCAACAAGAAGATCGAGGGGATGGAACCCAGCGTGGCTAGGTTGTTCGAGAGCTACTGGTGGCCCGGCAATGTCCGCGAGCTTGAGAACACAATCGAGCATGCCGCCAACATCGAGAGTACATCCATCATTCATGAACGGAGTTTGCCAGAGACGATTCGCACCAGGGCATCGAGCGTCTCGAGGAAGTTGCGCGGCCATGCGGGCATTGACGACATGGAGGCGCGCCTGATAGAAAAAACCCTGGGGCGATACGGGTACAGCTACCGTGGCAAGCAACAGGCGGCGCGCGAACTGGGAATCGGCATTGCCACCCTTTATCGGAAAATGGCTCGCTATGGCATCCCGGGAGTCCATGCCGCAAAACGATAG